A single region of the Paramicrobacterium fandaimingii genome encodes:
- the polA gene encoding DNA polymerase I, whose amino-acid sequence MSDNEKPTLLVIDGHSLAFRAFYALPVDSFQNSEGQHTNAIHGFIAMLLNLLKNEKPTHIAVAFDISRYSFRTREYPEYKGTRGETPPEFIGQIPLLQEALKAMNITTISIEDFEADDILATLSVRGTDEGYSVFVVSGDRDTIQLVNENVTLLYPSRQGVTDLTRYDPAKVKERYDIEPHQYPEIAALVGETSDNLPGVPKVGEKTAVKWLHRFGSLDEIIAHADEITGKVGESFREHKENAVRNRCLNRLVTDVELPCEIASLEKEPIDQAAVREIFAKLEFRSLLDRVMKLEGVENSEPVAPIVTAPDAQNLLDEELGAWLTRQSQASTNGLAVSVEVIDDRPASIGVSGETESVALAWQPDRADYAPFEAWLADASIPKVMHGAKAQLKALTRAGLTVRGLSFDTFIAGWLLRPSGQEKTLSDLVFRYLDEKLPEADPNQLVPEVEPSTAAALAWFTHRLVEPLLTRLDDGSARVLRDIEMPIVNVLAAIEARGVAMDAPALDTLSESLGVTARELAEKAFAEIGREINLGSPKQIQDVLFDQLEMPTTRATKTGYSTDAASLADLQASHPHPFLGLLLEHRDATKLRQIVDTLVKAIGDDGRIHTSYVQTGTSTGRISSTDPNLQNIPVRTEAGRRIREAFRVGAPYDSLLTADYSQIEMRIMAHLSEDPGLIEAFRTGEDLHRFVGARIFGVEPADVTSEMRSKVKAMSYGLAYGLSAFGLSRQLRIDNKEAKQLMADYFERFGAVRDYLRNVVEQAKIDGYTTTIFGRRRPFPDLKSPNRTLRQNAERAALNAPIQGSAADIIKIAMNEIENDIREAQLTSRMLMQVHDELVFEVSDGEHQELERIVRTRMGDAAQLSVPLDVQVGYGPNWDAAAH is encoded by the coding sequence GTGTCGGACAACGAAAAGCCTACCCTGCTCGTGATCGATGGCCATTCGCTGGCCTTCCGTGCGTTTTACGCACTGCCGGTCGATAGTTTTCAGAACAGTGAAGGGCAGCACACGAACGCCATTCATGGCTTCATCGCTATGCTGCTCAATCTTTTGAAGAACGAAAAGCCGACGCACATCGCCGTGGCGTTCGACATCTCTCGCTACTCATTCCGCACGCGTGAGTACCCCGAATACAAGGGCACTCGCGGAGAGACGCCTCCGGAGTTCATTGGTCAGATTCCGCTTCTGCAAGAGGCGCTCAAGGCGATGAACATCACAACGATCTCCATCGAAGACTTCGAGGCAGACGACATTCTTGCGACGCTCTCGGTTCGCGGCACTGATGAGGGTTATAGCGTGTTCGTCGTCTCGGGCGATCGCGACACGATTCAGCTTGTGAACGAGAACGTCACGCTTCTCTACCCGTCGAGGCAGGGCGTCACCGATCTCACCCGCTACGACCCGGCCAAGGTCAAAGAGCGCTACGACATCGAGCCCCACCAGTACCCCGAGATCGCCGCCCTCGTCGGTGAGACGAGCGACAACCTCCCCGGCGTGCCCAAGGTCGGCGAGAAGACCGCAGTGAAGTGGCTGCACCGGTTCGGCAGTCTCGATGAGATCATCGCGCATGCAGACGAGATCACCGGCAAGGTTGGCGAAAGCTTTCGGGAGCACAAAGAGAATGCCGTTCGCAATCGCTGTCTGAACCGTTTGGTCACCGATGTTGAGCTCCCGTGCGAGATCGCCTCACTCGAGAAGGAGCCAATCGACCAGGCAGCCGTGCGCGAGATCTTCGCGAAGCTCGAGTTTCGCTCTCTCCTCGATCGTGTGATGAAACTCGAAGGGGTCGAGAACTCTGAGCCGGTTGCGCCCATCGTCACGGCGCCTGATGCACAGAACCTTCTCGACGAAGAACTGGGAGCGTGGCTGACGCGTCAGTCGCAAGCGAGCACGAACGGGCTCGCCGTCTCTGTTGAGGTCATCGACGATCGACCTGCCTCCATCGGGGTGTCAGGGGAAACGGAATCTGTCGCCCTCGCCTGGCAGCCGGATCGAGCCGATTACGCACCGTTCGAGGCGTGGCTCGCCGACGCGAGCATCCCCAAGGTGATGCACGGCGCAAAGGCACAGCTCAAAGCGCTCACTCGAGCGGGACTCACCGTGAGGGGACTATCCTTCGACACCTTCATTGCCGGGTGGCTTCTCCGCCCGAGCGGGCAAGAGAAGACCCTCTCCGACCTGGTCTTCCGCTATCTCGACGAGAAGCTTCCCGAAGCCGATCCCAATCAGCTCGTCCCCGAGGTCGAGCCGTCGACAGCTGCGGCACTCGCGTGGTTTACGCACCGCCTCGTCGAACCGCTGCTCACGCGCCTCGATGACGGTTCTGCGCGTGTGCTCCGTGATATCGAGATGCCGATCGTGAATGTGCTGGCCGCAATCGAAGCCAGGGGAGTGGCCATGGATGCTCCCGCCCTCGACACGCTCTCCGAGTCGCTGGGTGTTACGGCACGTGAGCTCGCGGAGAAGGCCTTTGCCGAGATTGGGCGTGAGATCAATCTCGGTTCGCCGAAGCAGATTCAAGACGTGCTCTTTGACCAGCTTGAGATGCCGACGACCCGTGCAACCAAGACGGGGTACTCAACGGATGCCGCGTCGCTTGCCGACCTTCAGGCATCGCACCCGCATCCATTCCTCGGCCTTCTGCTTGAGCATCGCGATGCAACGAAGCTGCGGCAGATCGTTGACACCCTCGTCAAAGCAATCGGCGACGACGGCCGCATTCACACGTCGTACGTGCAGACCGGAACCTCAACCGGGCGAATCTCGTCAACAGATCCCAACCTTCAGAACATTCCCGTCCGTACCGAGGCCGGGCGCCGCATTCGCGAGGCCTTCCGCGTCGGTGCACCATATGACAGCCTCCTCACGGCGGACTACTCGCAGATTGAAATGCGCATCATGGCGCACCTGTCAGAAGATCCAGGGCTGATTGAGGCGTTCCGCACCGGAGAAGATCTCCACAGGTTCGTCGGCGCTCGCATCTTCGGTGTCGAGCCGGCAGATGTCACCTCGGAGATGCGCTCGAAGGTGAAGGCGATGTCGTATGGCCTTGCCTACGGGCTCAGCGCTTTCGGTCTGTCTCGCCAGCTGCGCATCGACAACAAAGAGGCGAAACAGCTCATGGCCGACTATTTCGAGCGATTCGGAGCAGTGCGCGATTACCTGCGCAACGTCGTCGAGCAGGCGAAGATCGATGGCTACACCACGACGATCTTCGGCCGCCGCCGACCGTTCCCCGACCTGAAGAGCCCCAATCGCACCCTGCGTCAGAATGCTGAACGCGCGGCGCTCAACGCGCCGATACAGGGCTCTGCTGCAGACATCATCAAGATCGCGATGAACGAGATTGAGAACGACATTCGCGAGGCACAGCTCACGAGTCGCATGCTCATGCAGGTGCACGATGAGCTGGTATTCGAGGTCAGCGACGGAGAACACCAAGAACTTGAGCGCATTGTGCGAACGCGCATGGGCGATGCTGCACAGCTCAGCGTCCCTCTCGACGTTCAGGTGGGCTACGGCCCAAACTGGGATGCTGCCGCTCACTGA
- a CDS encoding hotdog fold thioesterase yields the protein MSQSASDPLEFVRQRGLGALADKMGIEFTEFGLERAVATMPVAGNTQPAMLLHGGAYVVLGESLGSMSANLHAGEGRLAVGIDINATHTRSATSGTVTGVCTPIHLGRSVTVHEIAISDDQGRRCSTLRITNMIKDRPTS from the coding sequence ATGAGCCAGTCAGCATCCGACCCCCTTGAGTTTGTGCGCCAGCGCGGATTGGGCGCTCTCGCCGACAAGATGGGCATCGAGTTCACTGAATTCGGGCTCGAGCGCGCGGTTGCGACGATGCCTGTCGCGGGGAATACGCAGCCCGCAATGCTGCTGCATGGCGGAGCGTATGTCGTGCTGGGCGAATCTCTCGGGTCGATGTCGGCGAATCTCCATGCAGGCGAGGGCAGGCTCGCTGTCGGCATCGATATCAACGCGACGCACACGCGCTCAGCGACAAGCGGCACGGTCACCGGCGTCTGCACGCCCATTCACCTGGGGCGGAGTGTCACCGTACACGAAATCGCGATTTCAGACGATCAGGGCCGACGCTGCTCGACGCTGCGCATCACGAACATGATCAAAGACCGCCCGACGTCTTAA
- a CDS encoding amino acid ABC transporter ATP-binding protein has product MIIHVADLHKKFGDNEVLKGINCDVEPQEVVCVIGPSGSGKSTFLRCLNMLEDITSGEVVIDGQSLTDKNADINAVRTEIGMVFQQFNLFPHKSVLENIMLAPQKVRKLSTADARERGLKLLDKVGLGDKADAYPAQLSGGQQQRVAIARALAMEPKMMLFDEPTSALDPELVGDVLAVMKQLALEGMTMVVVTHEMGFAREMGDRVIFMDDGYVVEEGKPDQIFDAPAHERTKAFLDKVL; this is encoded by the coding sequence ATGATCATCCACGTTGCAGACCTGCATAAGAAGTTCGGTGATAACGAGGTACTCAAGGGAATCAACTGCGACGTTGAGCCTCAAGAGGTCGTCTGTGTTATCGGTCCGAGCGGCTCGGGAAAGAGTACGTTTCTGCGCTGCCTGAACATGCTCGAAGACATCACGAGCGGCGAAGTTGTCATCGATGGCCAAAGCCTCACGGACAAGAACGCGGACATCAACGCTGTGCGCACCGAGATCGGCATGGTGTTTCAGCAGTTCAACCTCTTCCCGCACAAGTCCGTTCTCGAGAACATCATGCTTGCACCCCAGAAGGTGCGCAAGCTCTCGACGGCAGACGCTCGTGAGCGCGGCCTCAAACTGCTCGACAAGGTCGGTCTTGGCGACAAGGCTGACGCCTACCCGGCGCAGCTCTCCGGCGGGCAGCAGCAGCGCGTCGCCATTGCGCGGGCTTTGGCGATGGAACCGAAGATGATGCTCTTCGACGAGCCGACGAGTGCCCTCGACCCGGAGCTTGTCGGTGACGTGCTCGCCGTCATGAAGCAGCTCGCGCTCGAGGGAATGACGATGGTCGTCGTCACCCACGAGATGGGCTTTGCTCGCGAGATGGGCGACCGCGTGATCTTCATGGATGACGGATACGTCGTCGAAGAGGGCAAACCAGATCAGATCTTCGATGCTCCCGCTCACGAGCGCACGAAGGCATTCCTCGACAAAGTTCTCTGA
- a CDS encoding amino acid ABC transporter permease, with the protein MIHTISFDWLGVVEFFPILLVGLYYTLLVSVVGLLIGFVLGAIFGLGRISRNKIIYGASTVYVEVFRGVPILILAIWVFYALPLVLGFNIAPLVAGIISIGLNSGAYIAEVVRGAVQSVEKGQMEAGRSLGMSHHFTMQYVIWPQAFKRMIPPLGNQFIVSIKDTSVLSVILVPELVFQGRTIVASHFNALEIYTVVAVIYLVVTITLSKVLNITEKRLTYS; encoded by the coding sequence ATGATTCATACAATCTCATTCGATTGGCTCGGTGTCGTCGAATTCTTTCCCATTCTGCTCGTCGGCTTGTACTACACACTGCTCGTATCCGTTGTCGGGCTACTCATCGGGTTCGTGCTCGGCGCGATCTTCGGGCTTGGCAGAATCTCCCGAAATAAGATCATTTATGGGGCATCGACCGTGTACGTCGAGGTCTTTCGCGGGGTCCCGATTCTGATCCTGGCAATTTGGGTGTTTTACGCGCTGCCGCTGGTGCTCGGCTTCAATATCGCCCCCCTTGTCGCCGGAATTATCTCCATTGGTCTCAACTCGGGCGCATACATTGCCGAGGTCGTCCGCGGCGCCGTGCAATCTGTCGAGAAAGGGCAGATGGAGGCCGGACGTTCACTCGGAATGAGCCATCACTTCACGATGCAATACGTCATCTGGCCGCAGGCGTTTAAGCGCATGATTCCCCCTCTCGGCAACCAGTTCATCGTCAGCATCAAGGACACGTCCGTCCTCTCGGTGATCCTCGTTCCCGAATTGGTGTTCCAAGGGCGCACAATCGTGGCGAGCCACTTCAACGCACTCGAAATCTACACGGTGGTCGCGGTAATCTACCTTGTCGTCACCATCACCCTGTCCAAGGTGCTCAATATCACCGAGAAGAGGCTGACATACTCATGA
- a CDS encoding transporter substrate-binding domain-containing protein: protein MNHKRRLLASGAMFASLALMTGLTACSSDSGGGESDAALEESYVVATDTSFVPFEFKQDGEYVGFDIDLINAVADEAGFKVDLKTTNFDGMIPGLQTGTFDIAIAGMTIKPERAKKVDFSDPYYKSGLRIGVPVDNEDITSVKDLEGKNIATRLGSTSADYINNNIEGATAQTFEQLDQAYLAVQNGTSDAILYDAPNVAYYIQTKGKDSLKMVGELLEAQDYGIAIAQGNENLVKAIDKALATLKENGTYDELYEKWFGEAPPSDE from the coding sequence GTGAACCACAAAAGAAGACTGCTTGCCAGCGGTGCGATGTTCGCTTCGCTCGCCCTGATGACGGGCCTGACGGCATGTTCGAGCGACAGCGGCGGGGGAGAATCCGATGCCGCTCTCGAAGAGTCATACGTCGTCGCGACGGACACATCGTTCGTGCCGTTCGAGTTCAAGCAAGACGGCGAGTACGTCGGCTTCGACATCGACCTCATCAACGCCGTTGCTGACGAGGCTGGCTTCAAGGTCGACCTGAAGACCACGAACTTCGATGGGATGATTCCCGGGCTCCAAACCGGAACCTTCGACATTGCGATCGCGGGCATGACCATCAAGCCCGAACGCGCGAAGAAGGTCGACTTCTCTGATCCCTATTACAAGTCGGGCCTTCGGATCGGCGTCCCCGTCGACAATGAAGACATCACCAGCGTCAAAGATCTCGAGGGCAAGAACATTGCGACGCGCCTCGGCTCCACAAGCGCTGATTACATCAACAACAACATTGAAGGCGCGACGGCCCAGACGTTCGAGCAGCTCGACCAGGCCTACCTGGCCGTGCAAAATGGCACCTCCGATGCCATTCTCTACGATGCTCCGAACGTCGCGTATTACATCCAGACAAAGGGCAAGGACAGCCTGAAGATGGTGGGTGAGCTCCTTGAGGCGCAGGACTACGGCATTGCTATCGCACAGGGCAACGAGAACCTCGTGAAAGCAATTGACAAGGCACTCGCAACGCTCAAGGAGAACGGCACATACGACGAGCTCTACGAGAAGTGGTTCGGCGAGGCTCCGCCAAGCGACGAATAG
- a CDS encoding ANTAR domain-containing response regulator, giving the protein MTEQETTANAPRRVVVAEDESLIRLDIVEILRDNGFEVVGEAGDGETAVALATELRPDLVVMDVKMPKLDGISAAERLSKAQIAPVVLLTAFSQKDLVERASEAGALAYVVKPFTPNDLLPAIEIALSRHQQIITLEAEVADMVERFETRKLVDRAKGLLNEKMGLSEPEAFRWIQKASMDRRLTMHDVAEAIIEQLSAKK; this is encoded by the coding sequence GTGACTGAGCAAGAGACAACCGCAAACGCCCCCCGCCGCGTCGTCGTCGCCGAGGACGAATCGCTGATTCGCCTCGACATCGTCGAGATCCTCCGTGACAACGGATTCGAAGTGGTCGGAGAGGCTGGTGATGGTGAGACGGCCGTGGCTCTGGCAACTGAGTTGCGCCCCGACTTGGTGGTCATGGACGTCAAGATGCCGAAGCTCGATGGCATCTCCGCTGCTGAGCGCCTGAGCAAGGCTCAGATCGCGCCCGTCGTGCTGCTCACCGCGTTCAGCCAGAAGGACCTTGTCGAGAGGGCATCCGAAGCCGGAGCACTCGCCTACGTTGTCAAGCCGTTCACGCCGAACGACCTGCTTCCCGCGATCGAGATCGCCCTCAGCAGGCACCAGCAGATCATCACGCTCGAGGCTGAGGTCGCCGACATGGTCGAACGCTTTGAGACGCGCAAGCTCGTCGACCGCGCCAAGGGTCTGCTCAACGAGAAGATGGGTCTCAGCGAACCCGAGGCATTCCGTTGGATTCAGAAGGCATCGATGGATCGCCGGCTGACCATGCACGACGTCGCAGAAGCGATCATCGAACAGCTCAGCGCCAAAAAATAG
- the pyk gene encoding pyruvate kinase, whose protein sequence is MRRAKIVATLGPATSSYEKIRALIDAGVNVARMNLSHGSYDVHEGVYANVRKAAADMGKPIAVLVDLQGPKIRLGTFANGPHELAEGDIFTITTEDVVGDATICGTTFKGLPNDVSPGDFLLIDDGKVRVQVLETDGVRVKTKVIVPGPVSNNKGINLPGVAVNVPALSEKDEADLRWGLKLGADFIALSFVRDAADIDRVHEIMNEEGITLPVIAKIEKPQAVDALDGIIDAFDGIMVARGDLGVELPLEAVPLVQKRAVEQCRRMAKPVIVATQMLESMISSPVPTRAETSDVANAILDGADAVMLSGETSVGEYPEITVQTMARIIATTEEHGLDRIAPLGSKPRTQGGALTLAASEVADFVEARFLCVFTESGDSVRRMARLRTKIPVLGFTPNEAIRRRMQLNWGIESFLVDTVTHTDEMFGQVDDILLAKGLAAEGEKVVVISGSPPGISGSTNDVRVHTMGDVHQEVAPAYALRNNHKQ, encoded by the coding sequence ATGAGACGAGCAAAGATCGTCGCAACCCTCGGGCCCGCGACATCCAGCTACGAAAAGATCCGCGCATTGATCGACGCGGGCGTCAACGTGGCTCGGATGAACCTGAGCCACGGAAGCTATGACGTCCACGAGGGCGTCTACGCGAATGTGCGCAAGGCGGCAGCCGACATGGGTAAGCCCATTGCCGTACTTGTCGACCTGCAGGGACCGAAGATCCGTCTCGGCACCTTCGCAAACGGGCCGCACGAACTCGCAGAAGGCGACATCTTCACAATCACCACAGAGGATGTTGTCGGTGACGCGACCATCTGCGGCACGACGTTCAAGGGCCTGCCCAACGATGTCTCCCCAGGCGACTTTCTGCTGATCGATGACGGCAAGGTGCGCGTGCAGGTTCTCGAGACCGACGGCGTTCGCGTCAAGACAAAGGTCATCGTTCCCGGTCCGGTGTCAAACAACAAGGGAATCAACCTTCCCGGCGTCGCTGTCAATGTCCCCGCGCTCTCGGAGAAAGACGAGGCAGATCTGCGTTGGGGGCTCAAGCTGGGCGCGGACTTCATCGCGCTCTCGTTCGTGCGCGACGCAGCAGACATCGATCGGGTGCACGAGATCATGAACGAAGAGGGCATCACCCTTCCCGTGATCGCGAAGATCGAGAAGCCTCAGGCCGTCGACGCCCTTGACGGAATCATCGACGCCTTCGACGGCATCATGGTCGCTCGTGGCGACCTCGGTGTCGAGCTCCCTCTCGAGGCCGTTCCTCTCGTGCAGAAGCGTGCGGTCGAGCAGTGCCGTCGCATGGCGAAGCCCGTTATCGTCGCGACGCAGATGCTCGAGTCCATGATCTCCAGTCCCGTGCCGACGCGCGCGGAGACCTCCGACGTCGCGAACGCGATTCTCGATGGCGCAGACGCCGTCATGCTGAGCGGTGAGACAAGCGTCGGCGAATACCCCGAGATCACCGTTCAGACGATGGCGCGGATCATCGCGACAACCGAAGAGCACGGTCTCGATCGCATTGCGCCGCTGGGAAGCAAACCGCGCACTCAGGGAGGCGCTCTGACGCTCGCGGCATCTGAGGTTGCCGATTTCGTGGAGGCACGCTTTCTCTGCGTCTTCACGGAGTCAGGCGATTCGGTGCGGCGCATGGCTCGACTCCGCACGAAGATTCCGGTGCTCGGGTTCACACCAAATGAGGCGATCCGTCGTCGCATGCAGCTCAACTGGGGCATCGAGTCGTTCCTCGTCGACACCGTCACGCACACGGATGAGATGTTCGGGCAGGTCGATGACATTCTGCTGGCGAAGGGCCTAGCCGCAGAAGGCGAGAAGGTCGTCGTGATCTCGGGATCACCTCCCGGAATCTCCGGTTCGACGAATGACGTTCGCGTGCACACCATGGGTGACGTGCACCAGGAGGTCGCGCCGGCGTACGCGCTGCGCAATAACCACAAGCAGTAA
- a CDS encoding glutamate synthase subunit beta has protein sequence MADPRGFMKTTERELPKRRPVSVRIMDWKEVYERQDADQLQRQAGRCMDCGIPFCHKGCPLGNLIPEWNDLTWKGDARGASDRLHATNNFPELTGRLCPAPCESSCVLSINQPAVTIKQIEVSIADQAFDSGWIDAQPPERLTGKTVAVVGSGPAGLAAAQQLTRAGHTVAVYERDDRIGGLLRYGIPDFKLEKQVLDKRLKQMREEGTRFRPGVSIGTDISWEELRARFDAVVIATGTPVARDLEIPGRELDGVHVAMDYLVRSNHAVAGDDVPSPISATGKHVVVLGGGDTGSDCIGTAHRQGAASVTNLAIGRRPAGERPEHQPWPMMPTIFEVQTSHEEGGEREYLVSTVEFVSDDSGAVRALRVAETEYLDGRRVPKAGTEYEIPADLVLLALGFTGPESDTETTQLGIELGETGAFTRAADYQTSSQGVFVAGDAGRGQSLIVWAIAEGRSAAAAVDRYLEGESELPWPVAPTDRPLAL, from the coding sequence ATGGCTGATCCGCGGGGATTCATGAAGACGACGGAACGCGAGCTTCCCAAGCGCAGGCCCGTTTCTGTTCGCATTATGGACTGGAAAGAGGTGTATGAACGGCAGGATGCTGACCAGCTGCAGCGTCAAGCAGGTCGCTGCATGGACTGCGGCATCCCGTTCTGCCACAAAGGCTGTCCCTTGGGAAACCTCATTCCCGAGTGGAACGACCTCACGTGGAAAGGCGACGCGCGTGGGGCATCCGATCGCCTTCACGCAACGAACAACTTTCCCGAGCTCACCGGCCGACTCTGCCCCGCCCCCTGCGAGAGCTCGTGCGTGCTCAGCATCAACCAACCGGCCGTCACCATCAAGCAGATTGAGGTGTCGATTGCCGACCAGGCCTTCGACAGCGGTTGGATCGACGCCCAGCCTCCCGAGAGGCTCACGGGAAAGACCGTTGCCGTCGTCGGCTCAGGCCCCGCTGGGCTCGCTGCTGCCCAACAGCTCACCCGTGCCGGCCACACGGTCGCCGTCTACGAGCGTGACGACAGAATCGGGGGACTCCTGCGGTACGGCATCCCCGACTTCAAGCTCGAAAAGCAGGTTCTCGACAAGAGGCTGAAGCAGATGCGCGAGGAGGGCACCCGCTTCCGCCCCGGAGTCAGCATCGGAACCGACATCAGCTGGGAGGAGCTTCGCGCGCGATTCGACGCGGTGGTCATCGCCACAGGCACCCCCGTCGCACGCGACCTCGAGATTCCCGGTCGCGAGCTCGACGGTGTGCATGTCGCCATGGATTACCTCGTCAGGTCGAACCATGCGGTCGCAGGCGACGACGTGCCCAGTCCGATCTCGGCGACAGGCAAACACGTTGTCGTTCTCGGCGGAGGAGACACCGGCTCTGACTGCATCGGCACCGCACACCGTCAGGGCGCAGCATCCGTCACAAATCTTGCGATCGGGCGTCGCCCGGCCGGAGAACGGCCCGAACATCAGCCGTGGCCGATGATGCCGACGATCTTCGAGGTTCAGACCTCTCACGAAGAGGGAGGTGAAAGGGAGTATCTGGTCTCCACTGTCGAGTTCGTGTCAGACGATTCCGGAGCTGTGCGCGCGCTGCGCGTGGCAGAGACCGAGTACCTTGACGGTCGCCGCGTTCCGAAGGCCGGAACGGAGTATGAGATTCCCGCGGATCTGGTGCTGCTCGCGCTGGGCTTCACGGGCCCGGAGTCCGACACGGAGACGACACAGCTGGGAATCGAGCTGGGCGAAACCGGAGCGTTCACGCGCGCTGCGGACTACCAGACGTCCTCCCAAGGGGTCTTCGTCGCCGGCGATGCCGGGCGCGGACAATCGCTGATCGTCTGGGCAATCGCCGAGGGCCGTTCAGCGGCGGCGGCCGTTGACCGGTATCTTGAAGGGGAGAGCGAATTGCCGTGGCCCGTCGCACCGACGGATCGGCCCCTTGCACTCTGA